The Variovorax paradoxus genome window below encodes:
- a CDS encoding acyl-CoA/acyl-ACP dehydrogenase, with protein sequence MALELSPGHREIREAILKTCARFDADYWLEKDRVGGFPVELHRALAQEGWLGICIPQAYGGSGLGIAEAAVMMQAIAESGAGMSGASAVHMNIFGLNPVVAFGTEAQKQRMLPPLIAGEERACFAVTEPDTGLNTTQLKTRAQREGDHYRVHGTKTFISTASSVEKMLLLARTTPLEQVKSRSEGLSLFYTTIDRACVETREIDKMGRKAVDTNQVFIDGLRVPVEDRIGEEGRGFHYILHGMNAERILVGAEAVGLGRAALARATQYARERIVFDRPIGQNQAIQHPLAECWMALEAANLMVFHAAERFDRGEPCGAEANAAKYLAAEAGYKACETAVMTHGGYGYAKEYHVERYLRESLIPRIAPISPQLILCFIAEKVLGLPKSY encoded by the coding sequence ATGGCGCTGGAACTCTCCCCCGGGCATCGCGAGATCCGCGAGGCGATCCTCAAGACCTGCGCGCGCTTCGATGCCGACTACTGGCTCGAGAAGGACCGCGTGGGCGGCTTCCCCGTCGAGCTGCACCGCGCGCTCGCGCAGGAGGGCTGGCTGGGCATCTGCATTCCGCAGGCCTACGGCGGCTCGGGCCTGGGCATCGCGGAGGCCGCGGTGATGATGCAGGCGATCGCGGAGTCGGGCGCGGGCATGAGCGGCGCCTCGGCCGTGCACATGAACATCTTCGGACTGAACCCGGTGGTCGCCTTCGGCACCGAGGCGCAGAAGCAGCGCATGCTGCCGCCGCTGATCGCGGGCGAGGAGCGCGCCTGCTTCGCGGTGACCGAGCCCGACACCGGCCTCAACACCACGCAACTGAAGACGCGCGCGCAGCGCGAGGGCGACCACTACCGCGTGCACGGCACCAAGACCTTCATCTCCACCGCGAGCAGCGTCGAGAAGATGCTGCTGCTGGCGCGCACCACGCCGCTCGAGCAGGTCAAGAGCCGCAGCGAGGGCCTGAGCCTGTTCTACACCACCATCGACCGCGCCTGCGTCGAGACCCGCGAGATCGACAAGATGGGCCGCAAGGCGGTGGACACCAACCAGGTCTTCATCGACGGATTGCGGGTGCCGGTGGAGGACCGCATCGGCGAGGAGGGCCGTGGCTTCCACTACATCCTGCACGGCATGAATGCCGAGCGCATCCTGGTCGGCGCCGAAGCGGTGGGGCTGGGCCGCGCGGCGCTGGCGCGCGCCACGCAGTACGCGCGCGAGCGCATCGTGTTCGACCGCCCCATCGGCCAGAACCAGGCGATCCAGCATCCGCTGGCCGAGTGCTGGATGGCGCTGGAGGCGGCCAACCTCATGGTGTTCCATGCGGCCGAGCGCTTCGACCGCGGCGAGCCCTGCGGCGCCGAGGCCAACGCCGCCAAGTACCTGGCGGCCGAGGCCGGCTACAAGGCCTGCGAGACCGCGGTGATGACGCACGGCGGCTATGGCTACGCGAAGGAATACCACGTCGAACGCTACCTGCGCGAATCGCTGATCCCGCGCATCGCGCCGATCAGCCCGCAGCTGATCCTGTGCTTCATCGCCGAGAAGGTGCTCGGCCTGCCCAAATCGTACTGA
- a CDS encoding MaoC family dehydratase N-terminal domain-containing protein — translation MIQLNTGFHFDDLPVGTRFRSRARTVTEADLVNFINLSWLHEELFTDTSDRTHMAIPGRVVPGALVYAFAEGLITPSMQGTGLAFLHAELDIAAPTFVGDTIHVECEVIEQRATSKPGRGLVRTRNVVHNQHGKAVLSYTPLRMMRMRDGGKD, via the coding sequence TTGATCCAGCTGAACACCGGCTTTCATTTCGACGACCTGCCCGTCGGCACGCGCTTTCGCTCGCGCGCGCGCACCGTGACCGAGGCCGACCTCGTGAACTTCATCAACCTGAGCTGGCTCCACGAGGAACTGTTCACCGACACCAGCGACCGCACGCACATGGCGATCCCGGGCCGGGTGGTGCCGGGCGCGCTGGTCTATGCCTTCGCCGAGGGCCTGATCACGCCGTCGATGCAGGGCACGGGGCTCGCGTTCCTGCATGCCGAGCTCGACATCGCGGCGCCGACCTTCGTGGGCGACACCATTCATGTCGAATGCGAGGTGATCGAGCAGCGGGCCACCTCCAAGCCCGGCCGCGGCCTCGTGCGCACGCGCAACGTCGTGCACAACCAGCACGGCAAGGCCGTGCTGAGCTACACGCCGCTGCGCATGATGCGCATGCGCGACGGCGGGAAGGACTGA
- a CDS encoding crotonase/enoyl-CoA hydratase family protein codes for MQDFLQIEREGAIAIVTMNRPQTRNALSDPDAIEALLALCEAVNRDLSVRVLVLTGAGPAFSSGGNLKTLRDSVGSGLGEPAHSRYAYRDGIQRLPLALCNLEVPTIAAVNGPAHGAGNDLACMCDIRIASRRAVFAESFVKLGLIPGDGGAWLLPRAIGMSRACEMAFTGEAIDAAQALQWGLVSEVVEPEALLPTALGLARRIAANPPHALRMTKRLLREAQQSRLDTVLEMSAGFQALAHHTAAHESALDAFVAAAEARSAARASASIEPGK; via the coding sequence ATGCAGGACTTCCTCCAGATCGAACGCGAGGGCGCGATCGCCATCGTGACCATGAACCGGCCGCAGACCCGCAACGCGCTGTCCGACCCCGATGCCATCGAGGCCCTGCTCGCGCTGTGCGAGGCCGTGAACCGCGACCTGTCGGTGCGCGTGCTGGTGCTGACCGGCGCGGGCCCGGCCTTCTCGTCGGGCGGCAACCTGAAGACCCTGCGCGACAGCGTGGGCAGCGGCCTCGGCGAGCCGGCGCACAGCCGCTACGCCTACCGCGACGGCATCCAGCGCCTGCCGCTGGCGCTGTGCAATCTCGAGGTGCCGACCATCGCCGCCGTCAACGGCCCGGCCCATGGCGCGGGCAACGACCTGGCCTGCATGTGCGACATCCGCATCGCCTCGCGCCGTGCCGTGTTCGCCGAGAGCTTCGTCAAGCTCGGCCTGATCCCGGGCGATGGCGGCGCCTGGCTGCTGCCGCGCGCCATTGGCATGTCGCGCGCCTGCGAGATGGCCTTCACCGGCGAGGCCATCGATGCCGCGCAGGCGCTGCAATGGGGGCTGGTGTCCGAGGTGGTCGAGCCCGAGGCGCTGCTGCCCACGGCGCTCGGGCTCGCGCGCCGCATCGCCGCCAACCCGCCGCATGCCTTGCGCATGACCAAGCGGCTGCTGCGCGAGGCACAGCAGTCGCGGCTCGACACCGTGCTCGAGATGTCGGCCGGCTTCCAGGCCCTGGCCCATCACACGGCGGCGCACGAGTCCGCGCTCGACGCCTTCGTCGCCGCGGCCGAGGCCCGTTCCGCCGCGCGCGCATCCGCATCCATCGAACCGGGGAAATGA
- a CDS encoding tripartite tricarboxylate transporter substrate binding protein, whose amino-acid sequence MPLQRRHLLHAAGALAISPLMQAARAAGEPNAWPQKPIRLVLPYAAGGPTDVVARAIGFRLAQLLGQPVVVDNRTGASGNIATEFVARSAPDGYTVLYHSSGLAISPALHRRLPYDTLRDLVPVALPALIPTVLMASPKLPVGNVEEFVRYMRANPGRLSYGSGGQGNVTHLGVALFLQALQLDAVHVPYKGTAPAMADLMSGQTQFLLDAVNSSLPFIRDGRVRALAVAGKSRVAVLPGVPALGESLIPGFDAPTWHGLLVPTGTPPAVVQALNEAVNRAVADPALRGQFEPQGVLLQASTPAQFGSYLRAELQRWAGAVQAARIEPE is encoded by the coding sequence ATGCCTTTGCAACGACGCCACCTGCTGCACGCCGCCGGCGCGCTCGCCATCTCGCCGCTGATGCAGGCCGCGCGCGCGGCCGGCGAGCCCAACGCCTGGCCGCAGAAGCCGATCCGGCTCGTGCTGCCCTATGCGGCCGGCGGGCCCACCGACGTGGTGGCGCGCGCCATCGGCTTTCGGCTGGCGCAATTGCTCGGGCAGCCGGTGGTGGTCGACAACCGCACCGGCGCCAGCGGCAACATCGCGACCGAGTTCGTCGCGCGCTCGGCACCCGACGGCTATACCGTGCTCTATCACTCCTCGGGCCTGGCGATCAGTCCGGCGCTGCACCGGCGCCTGCCCTACGACACCTTGCGCGATCTCGTGCCGGTGGCGCTGCCGGCGCTGATCCCGACCGTGCTGATGGCCAGCCCGAAGCTGCCGGTCGGCAACGTCGAGGAGTTCGTGCGCTACATGCGCGCCAACCCGGGGCGGCTCAGCTATGGCTCGGGCGGGCAGGGCAATGTCACGCACCTGGGCGTGGCGCTGTTCCTGCAGGCGCTGCAGCTCGACGCGGTGCACGTGCCCTACAAGGGCACGGCGCCGGCCATGGCCGACCTGATGAGCGGGCAGACGCAGTTCCTGCTCGATGCGGTGAACTCGTCGCTGCCCTTCATCCGCGACGGCCGGGTGCGCGCGCTGGCGGTGGCCGGCAAGTCGCGCGTGGCGGTGCTGCCGGGCGTGCCCGCGCTCGGCGAATCGCTGATCCCGGGCTTCGATGCGCCGACCTGGCACGGCCTGCTGGTGCCGACGGGCACGCCGCCGGCCGTCGTGCAGGCGCTCAACGAGGCGGTCAACCGCGCGGTGGCCGATCCGGCGCTGCGCGGCCAGTTCGAACCGCAGGGCGTGCTGCTGCAGGCCTCCACGCCGGCCCAGTTCGGCAGCTATCTGCGCGCGGAACTGCAGCGCTGGGCCGGGGCCGTGCAGGCCGCGCGCATCGAGCCCGAGTGA
- a CDS encoding tripartite tricarboxylate transporter substrate binding protein, which translates to MTIPRFLPRWLLALLLGCAATLAAADYPDKPVKLIVSLPPGSGADTTARFLARHLSEKFGQPFLVDNRPGADSFIAARAVAASPPDGYTLFVASNSPMVTNVAVFRQLPYDAVKDFQPLARIARFPMVLVVPANSPFKTLQDLVAAARQAPGKLNFGSGTATYRVALELLHERNQIKATAVPYKGTSAAMTDLAGGNIDYTMAEVSAVMPLVRGGRVRALAVAAGERIKELPEVPTVSESGTAGYESYAWTGVFFPANVPPPVLARMSQAIKELMEGDDAKAFIAAQGGTVFYGAPQPFAEFQRAEIERARRVVRSANIGYED; encoded by the coding sequence ATGACCATCCCCCGCTTCCTCCCGCGCTGGCTGCTGGCGCTGCTGCTCGGCTGCGCCGCCACCCTGGCCGCGGCCGACTATCCCGACAAGCCCGTGAAGCTGATCGTCTCGCTGCCGCCGGGCAGCGGCGCCGACACCACCGCGCGCTTTCTCGCCCGGCACCTGAGCGAGAAATTCGGCCAGCCCTTCCTGGTCGACAACCGCCCCGGTGCCGACAGCTTCATCGCCGCGCGCGCGGTGGCGGCCTCGCCGCCCGACGGCTACACCCTGTTCGTGGCCAGCAACTCGCCGATGGTGACCAACGTGGCCGTGTTCCGGCAACTGCCCTACGACGCGGTGAAGGACTTCCAGCCGCTCGCGCGCATCGCACGCTTCCCGATGGTGCTGGTGGTCCCGGCCAACTCGCCCTTCAAGACCCTGCAGGACCTGGTGGCCGCGGCGCGCCAGGCGCCGGGCAAGCTCAACTTCGGCAGCGGCACCGCCACCTACCGGGTCGCGCTCGAACTGCTGCACGAACGCAACCAGATCAAGGCCACGGCCGTGCCCTACAAGGGCACCTCGGCCGCCATGACCGACCTGGCCGGCGGCAACATCGACTACACGATGGCCGAGGTCAGCGCCGTGATGCCGCTGGTGCGCGGCGGCCGGGTGCGCGCGCTCGCGGTCGCGGCCGGCGAACGCATCAAGGAGCTGCCCGAGGTGCCGACCGTGAGCGAGAGCGGCACCGCCGGCTACGAGTCCTATGCCTGGACCGGGGTGTTCTTCCCGGCCAACGTGCCGCCGCCGGTGCTCGCGCGCATGTCGCAGGCGATCAAGGAACTGATGGAGGGCGACGACGCCAAGGCCTTCATCGCGGCGCAGGGCGGCACCGTGTTCTACGGCGCGCCGCAACCCTTCGCCGAGTTCCAGCGCGCCGAGATCGAGCGCGCCCGGCGCGTCGTGCGCAGCGCCAACATCGGCTACGAAGATTGA
- a CDS encoding LysR family transcriptional regulator: MELRQLRQVLVLSETLNFHRAAERLHMAQPPLSTSIKKLEEELGVLLFERLSTGLQVTPAGEAVLQNAKRALFYADEIRRAAREGMAGEQGLLRIGFVGSATYSLMPQIVRGFHRQYPRVDLVIEESTTTELLRRIEDHSLDIALVRHPVLSPTTALLTVLQLDHLVLAVSADSALAQRGKVAIADLAAEPFIAYSRTLVPAMHVLTMQVFQDAGVRPRIAQEAVQVQTILGLVESGLGVALVPAVVQRYASNGVRLLPLTDMPSKYTVGIAMATLADALTPAARNFIAVAHAAVQPMAQSS, from the coding sequence ATGGAGCTTCGCCAGCTGCGGCAGGTCCTCGTCCTGTCCGAAACGCTCAACTTCCATCGCGCGGCCGAACGGCTGCACATGGCGCAACCGCCGCTGTCGACATCGATCAAGAAGCTCGAGGAAGAGCTCGGCGTGCTGCTGTTCGAGCGCCTGTCGACCGGGCTGCAAGTCACGCCCGCGGGCGAGGCCGTGCTGCAGAACGCCAAGCGCGCGCTGTTCTATGCCGACGAGATCCGCCGCGCCGCGCGCGAAGGCATGGCCGGCGAGCAGGGGCTGCTGCGCATCGGCTTCGTCGGCTCGGCCACCTACTCGCTGATGCCGCAGATCGTTCGCGGCTTCCATCGCCAGTACCCGCGCGTCGACCTGGTGATCGAGGAGTCGACCACCACCGAACTGCTGCGCCGCATCGAGGACCATTCGCTCGACATCGCGCTGGTGCGCCACCCGGTGCTGTCGCCCACCACCGCGCTGCTCACGGTGCTGCAGCTCGATCACCTGGTGCTCGCGGTGAGCGCCGACTCGGCGCTCGCGCAGCGCGGCAAGGTCGCCATCGCCGACCTCGCGGCCGAGCCCTTCATCGCCTACTCGCGCACCCTCGTGCCCGCCATGCACGTGCTGACGATGCAGGTGTTCCAGGATGCCGGCGTGCGACCGCGCATCGCGCAGGAGGCGGTGCAGGTCCAGACCATCCTCGGCCTGGTGGAAAGCGGGCTCGGCGTGGCGCTGGTGCCGGCCGTGGTGCAGCGCTACGCCAGCAACGGCGTGCGACTGCTGCCGCTGACCGACATGCCCTCGAAGTACACCGTGGGCATCGCGATGGCGACGCTGGCCGACGCGCTCACGCCGGCCGCGCGCAATTTCATTGCGGTCGCTCATGCTGCCGTCCAGCCGATGGCTCAATCTTCGTAG
- a CDS encoding acyl-CoA dehydrogenase family protein — protein sequence MNPLQSFALAAIPAQDEALRAPVRDFLRSALQGVPDAVRARSWMGFDADFSRALGARGWIGLTLPTAYGGGGRSSFARFVLLEELLAAGAPVSAHWIADRQTAPLILRYGTPAQRAFFIPRIVRGELFISIGMSEPDTGSDLAGVRSRAVPTAGGGWRLNGRKIWTTNAHRAHYLCALVRTSGAPEDRHRGLSQLLVDLSLPGITVRPIRDLSGDGHFCEVLFEDVELPADALVGEEGAGWQQVTAELAFERSGPERIHSSLVLAEAWLAELRRAPRVPDGALAVAGRIAGRMAVLRAMSLSVARQLGQGLDPAFEAALVKDLGTEFEQALPGWIEEAFDAPGHPAPSEGLRQTLAYVTQLAPSFSLRGGTRQIMRGIIARGLGVR from the coding sequence ATGAACCCGTTGCAATCCTTCGCGCTCGCCGCGATCCCCGCGCAGGACGAGGCGCTGCGCGCACCGGTGCGCGACTTCCTGCGCTCGGCGCTGCAGGGCGTGCCCGACGCGGTGCGCGCGCGCTCGTGGATGGGCTTCGATGCCGACTTCAGCCGCGCCCTCGGCGCACGCGGCTGGATCGGCCTTACGCTGCCGACGGCCTATGGCGGCGGCGGGCGCAGCAGCTTCGCGCGCTTCGTGCTGCTCGAGGAACTGCTCGCGGCCGGCGCACCGGTCTCGGCCCACTGGATCGCCGACCGCCAGACCGCGCCGCTGATCCTGCGCTACGGCACGCCCGCGCAGCGCGCCTTCTTCATTCCGCGCATCGTGCGCGGCGAGCTATTCATCAGCATCGGCATGAGCGAGCCCGACACCGGCTCCGACCTCGCGGGCGTGCGTTCGCGCGCAGTGCCCACGGCCGGCGGCGGCTGGCGCCTGAACGGACGCAAGATCTGGACGACCAATGCGCACCGCGCCCACTACCTGTGCGCGCTGGTGCGAACCTCGGGCGCGCCCGAGGACCGGCACCGGGGCCTGTCGCAGCTGCTGGTCGACCTCTCGCTGCCGGGCATCACGGTACGGCCGATCCGCGACCTCAGTGGCGATGGCCATTTCTGCGAGGTGCTGTTCGAGGACGTCGAGCTGCCCGCCGATGCGCTGGTCGGCGAGGAAGGCGCGGGCTGGCAGCAGGTGACGGCCGAGCTGGCCTTCGAACGCAGCGGACCCGAGCGCATCCATTCGAGCCTGGTGCTGGCCGAGGCCTGGCTGGCGGAACTGCGGCGCGCGCCGCGGGTGCCGGACGGCGCGCTGGCCGTGGCCGGGCGCATCGCCGGGCGCATGGCGGTGCTGCGCGCGATGTCGCTGAGCGTGGCGCGGCAGCTGGGGCAGGGCCTCGACCCGGCCTTCGAGGCCGCGCTCGTGAAAGACCTGGGCACCGAGTTCGAGCAGGCCCTGCCGGGCTGGATCGAGGAGGCCTTCGATGCGCCCGGGCATCCCGCGCCCTCCGAGGGGCTGCGGCAGACCCTGGCCTACGTGACGCAACTGGCGCCGAGCTTCTCGCTGCGCGGCGGCACGCGCCAGATCATGCGCGGCATCATCGCGCGCGGCCTGGGCGTTCGGTAG
- a CDS encoding acyl-CoA dehydrogenase has product MNDDMLLDDFERPLADLCTDDTLRAIEAGASAEALWRAIDGLGFTDALLPEARGGAGLSLRELFAPAFAAGRAGLALPFAETAVARALLVAAGQREAGGDGPIAIAPAAAHEGDAIVCRDVPGGALAQWVLVGSQGHWLLLPRECAVAQPGAWRPRVSATLHWDTPALAVARFERGDADATALCNALHAAGMAGAMARVLELTTAYAQDRRQFGRPIAQFQAIQQELAVLAEQAHSATLAARLGCSAEGWQPDALLAAVAKLRACEAARGVAAISHAVFGAIGITEEHVLGLYTRRLHEWRQAPGTEAQCARLLGEAVLARPEGLLDAVRLRLASAVHD; this is encoded by the coding sequence ATGAACGACGACATGCTGCTCGACGACTTCGAGCGTCCGCTGGCCGACCTGTGCACCGACGACACGCTGCGCGCCATCGAGGCGGGGGCTTCCGCCGAGGCGCTGTGGCGAGCCATCGACGGCCTCGGCTTTACCGACGCACTGCTGCCCGAGGCGCGAGGCGGCGCGGGCCTGTCGCTGCGCGAGCTGTTCGCGCCGGCCTTCGCCGCGGGCCGCGCGGGGCTCGCGCTGCCGTTCGCCGAGACCGCCGTGGCGCGCGCCCTGCTGGTCGCGGCCGGCCAGCGCGAAGCGGGCGGCGACGGGCCGATCGCCATCGCACCGGCGGCGGCGCACGAAGGCGATGCCATCGTCTGCCGCGACGTGCCCGGCGGCGCACTGGCGCAATGGGTGCTGGTCGGCTCGCAAGGCCACTGGCTGCTGCTGCCGCGCGAATGCGCCGTGGCGCAGCCCGGTGCCTGGCGTCCGCGGGTTTCGGCCACCCTGCACTGGGACACGCCCGCGCTCGCCGTGGCGCGCTTCGAGAGGGGCGATGCCGATGCCACGGCGCTGTGCAATGCGCTGCATGCCGCGGGCATGGCGGGCGCGATGGCGCGCGTGCTGGAACTCACCACGGCCTATGCGCAGGACCGCCGGCAGTTCGGCCGCCCGATCGCGCAGTTCCAGGCCATCCAGCAGGAGCTCGCGGTGCTGGCCGAGCAGGCGCATTCGGCCACGCTGGCCGCGCGCCTGGGCTGCAGCGCCGAGGGCTGGCAGCCCGATGCGTTGCTGGCCGCCGTCGCCAAGCTGCGCGCCTGCGAGGCCGCGCGCGGTGTCGCGGCCATCTCCCACGCCGTGTTCGGCGCCATCGGCATCACCGAGGAGCATGTGCTGGGCCTCTACACGCGGCGCCTGCATGAATGGCGCCAGGCACCGGGCACCGAGGCGCAGTGCGCGCGCCTGCTCGGCGAAGCCGTGCTGGCACGGCCCGAGGGGCTGCTCGATGCCGTCCGGCTGAGGCTGGCGTCGGCGGTGCACGACTGA
- a CDS encoding CoA transferase translates to MTEPTSPPTRQGPLAGVKVIELAGIGPGPMGAMLLADMGAEVLRIDRQTPADLGVKRPLQYNLLMRNRRSIALDLKDPEAVALVLELIEGADALIEGFRPGVTERLGLGPETCLARNPRLVYGRITGWGQDGPLAQAAGHDLNYIALTGVLHAIGRKDQPASIPLAVVGDFGGGALYLAMGVLAGIIEARGSGRGQVVDAAVVDGVSHMATAFFGMRAAGQWRDERGSNVLDSGAPFYEVYECADGLWISIGPIEARFHAELLQRLGIAPEAVGTQLDPRDWPRARAVFAAAFRTRTRQAWCELLEGSDVCFAPVLSFGEAPAHPHLQARGSFVEIEGMTQPAPAPRFSRTPSGRPTAPQAPSDDGLEGWLAPARIEDWRRAGVMGAAPAQPQS, encoded by the coding sequence ATGACCGAACCGACTTCTCCCCCGACCCGCCAGGGTCCGCTCGCCGGCGTGAAGGTGATCGAACTCGCGGGCATCGGCCCGGGCCCGATGGGCGCGATGCTGCTGGCCGACATGGGCGCCGAGGTGCTGCGCATCGACCGGCAGACGCCGGCCGACCTCGGCGTCAAGCGGCCGCTGCAATACAACCTGCTGATGCGCAACCGCCGCTCGATCGCGCTCGACCTCAAGGACCCCGAGGCGGTGGCGCTGGTGCTCGAGCTGATCGAAGGCGCCGATGCGCTGATCGAGGGCTTCCGCCCCGGCGTCACCGAACGGCTGGGCCTCGGGCCCGAGACCTGCCTGGCGCGCAACCCGCGCCTGGTCTACGGCCGCATCACGGGCTGGGGCCAGGACGGGCCGCTGGCGCAGGCCGCGGGGCACGACCTCAACTACATCGCGCTGACCGGCGTGCTGCATGCCATCGGCCGCAAGGACCAGCCGGCGTCGATCCCGTTGGCGGTGGTCGGTGACTTCGGCGGCGGCGCGCTCTATCTGGCGATGGGCGTGCTGGCCGGCATCATCGAGGCGCGCGGCTCGGGCCGCGGCCAGGTGGTCGATGCCGCGGTGGTCGACGGCGTGTCCCACATGGCCACGGCCTTCTTCGGCATGCGCGCGGCCGGCCAGTGGCGCGACGAGCGCGGCAGCAACGTGCTCGATTCCGGCGCGCCCTTCTACGAGGTCTACGAATGCGCCGACGGCCTCTGGATCTCGATCGGCCCGATCGAGGCGCGCTTCCATGCCGAGCTGCTGCAGCGGCTGGGCATCGCGCCCGAGGCCGTCGGCACGCAGCTCGATCCGCGCGACTGGCCGCGCGCGCGCGCCGTCTTCGCCGCGGCCTTCCGCACGCGCACGCGCCAGGCCTGGTGCGAGCTGCTCGAGGGCAGCGACGTCTGCTTCGCGCCGGTGCTGTCCTTCGGCGAGGCGCCCGCGCATCCGCACCTGCAGGCGCGCGGCAGCTTCGTCGAGATCGAGGGCATGACGCAACCGGCACCGGCGCCGCGCTTCAGCCGCACGCCCTCGGGCCGGCCCACCGCGCCACAGGCACCGAGCGACGACGGCCTCGAAGGCTGGCTCGCGCCGGCGCGCATCGAGGACTGGCGCCGCGCGGGCGTGATGGGCGCCGCGCCCGCTCAGCCCCAGTCGTAG
- a CDS encoding enoyl-CoA hydratase/isomerase family protein, translating to MRSADTPEGAAPLERTLRESCLRVRDGIAELSHQRPAVRNVMSLELRADYIEVLELVERTPEVRVLILTGSGGSFCAGGDVKAMLSRASEPGVAAATRQRLLAVHRGWLDRLRSLDVPVIAAVDGAAYGAGLSLSLMADFVLASTRADFCCAFARIGAVPDFGAFYMLPRLLGLTRAKELAMTARRFGAEEARAMGMVHAVHAPEDLLPAAHALAARLARGPREALGMIKSSLNRSFDVDYQTMGEIEAHQQAVALTTAFHAEAAARFANRQPPLYDWG from the coding sequence ATGAGATCCGCTGACACCCCCGAGGGCGCGGCGCCCCTGGAGCGCACGCTGCGCGAATCGTGCCTGCGCGTGCGCGACGGCATCGCCGAGCTCTCGCACCAGCGGCCCGCGGTGCGCAACGTGATGTCGCTCGAACTGCGCGCCGACTACATCGAGGTGCTCGAGCTGGTCGAGCGCACGCCCGAAGTACGCGTGCTGATCCTCACCGGCTCGGGCGGCAGCTTCTGCGCCGGCGGCGACGTGAAGGCCATGCTGTCGCGCGCCAGCGAACCCGGCGTGGCGGCCGCCACGCGCCAGCGCCTGCTGGCGGTGCACCGCGGCTGGCTCGACCGGCTGCGCTCGCTCGACGTGCCGGTGATCGCGGCGGTCGACGGCGCCGCCTACGGCGCGGGCCTGTCGCTGTCGCTGATGGCCGACTTCGTGCTCGCCTCCACGCGCGCCGATTTCTGCTGCGCCTTCGCGCGCATCGGCGCGGTGCCCGACTTCGGCGCCTTCTACATGCTGCCGCGGCTGCTCGGCCTGACTCGTGCGAAGGAGCTCGCGATGACGGCGCGCCGCTTCGGCGCCGAGGAGGCCCGGGCCATGGGCATGGTGCACGCGGTGCATGCGCCGGAAGACCTGCTGCCGGCCGCGCATGCGCTGGCCGCGCGGCTGGCACGGGGTCCGCGCGAGGCGCTCGGCATGATCAAGAGCTCGCTCAACCGCAGCTTCGATGTCGACTACCAGACCATGGGCGAGATCGAGGCCCACCAGCAGGCGGTGGCGCTGACCACGGCCTTCCATGCGGAGGCCGCGGCGCGCTTCGCGAACCGCCAGCCGCCGCTCTACGACTGGGGCTGA
- a CDS encoding tripartite tricarboxylate transporter substrate binding protein, with product MPNARIAWIAAAFACASLLTATPPARAQAADYPSRPIRFIVPIGPGSSGDTMTRTFAEHFREVAGQPAVVENKPGADLTLGTQAALSAPADGYTVVLVSPSATVINPLFVKNLPYRPEDLLPVLNMTRHVAVLITSPDSRYKSLADVVAAARRDKGGVSLGTYGNTYRLGALDLGQRAGIAFNHVPYKGASQAVTDVVGGAVDLALMDIAGAAPLVNAGKVRALAVAGATRHPLLPEVATVQEAGYPGYTLYTFIGFAIHAKTPAPVARKLEEMMRKVMADPAVRAQLAQQSGGEVVGTGRKEFTQLIADEAVRYRELAKLVGDEIR from the coding sequence ATGCCCAACGCCAGGATCGCGTGGATCGCGGCCGCCTTCGCCTGCGCCTCGCTGCTGACGGCGACGCCGCCGGCCCGCGCGCAGGCCGCCGACTATCCGTCGCGGCCGATCCGCTTCATCGTGCCCATCGGGCCCGGCAGCAGCGGCGACACCATGACCCGCACCTTCGCCGAGCACTTCCGCGAAGTCGCGGGCCAGCCCGCGGTGGTGGAGAACAAGCCCGGCGCCGACCTCACGCTCGGCACGCAGGCCGCGCTGAGCGCGCCGGCCGACGGCTACACGGTGGTGCTGGTGAGCCCGAGCGCCACCGTGATCAATCCTCTGTTCGTGAAGAACCTGCCCTACCGCCCCGAGGACCTGCTGCCGGTGCTCAACATGACGCGCCACGTGGCCGTGCTCATCACCTCGCCCGACTCGCGCTACAAGAGCCTGGCCGACGTGGTCGCCGCCGCGCGGCGCGACAAGGGCGGCGTCAGCCTCGGCACCTATGGCAACACCTACCGCCTGGGCGCGCTCGACCTCGGCCAGCGCGCCGGCATCGCGTTCAACCACGTGCCCTACAAGGGCGCCTCGCAGGCGGTGACCGACGTGGTCGGCGGCGCGGTCGACCTCGCGCTGATGGACATCGCGGGCGCCGCGCCGCTGGTGAACGCGGGCAAGGTACGCGCGCTGGCCGTGGCGGGCGCCACGCGCCATCCGCTGCTGCCCGAGGTGGCCACGGTGCAGGAGGCCGGCTATCCGGGCTATACGCTCTACACCTTCATCGGCTTCGCGATCCATGCCAAGACGCCGGCGCCGGTGGCGCGCAAGCTCGAGGAGATGATGCGCAAGGTGATGGCCGACCCGGCCGTGCGCGCGCAGCTCGCGCAGCAGAGCGGCGGCGAGGTGGTGGGCACCGGCCGCAAGGAATTCACGCAGCTGATCGCCGACGAGGCGGTGCGCTACCGCGAACTCGCGAAGCTGGTCGGCGATGAGATCCGCTGA